CACCAGCTCGATGCGCTCGCTGCGCCCGCGCCCAGGCGGCAGGCGAAAGCTCGCCGCCTGCCAGACGCTGGCATGGCCGCGCGCCAGCTGGGCGAAGTCGTCCAGCGAAACGGCCCGGTCCAGGGCCAGCAGGGTGGAGGGGCCGCGCTGGCGCAGGTCCTCGGGGGCCTCGCGGTCGGCCCCGCCACTGCTGGGCAGGGCCTGCACCAGGCCGTCGATCAGCGGGTGGGGCTTGACCAGCTGGGCCAGGGCGTCGGGCGGCAGGTTGCCCGCCAGGCCCACGCCCTGGCGGTAGCGCACCCGCACATTGTTGGCCCCGCTGGGCAGGCGCCGGCCATGGCGGCCATCGCCGAACTGCAGGCTCAGAAAGCCGTCCTGGTCCAGTCGCACCTGGTAGCGGGCCTCGGCCGGGCCGGCGTCCTTGAGGTTGGCGATGGGCTGCCAGGTCTCGCCTGCCACCGAGAGCTGCAGGTCGGCCCGCACGCCGGCGGCCATCAGCGGGTCGGCCACCCAGCTCACCTCGGCCACCGCCAGCGTGAACTGCTGCAGGTTGCGGGTGGCGTCGCCGCTGCCCAGCACGCGCTCGGGCCGGGCCACGCCATGGCCGGTCTCCACCACATTGGCGTAGAGGACCAGGTTGCCGGCCGTGCTGCCGGCCGGCAGGGCGTCGGCCAGGCGCAGGCGCTGGCCATCGGGGGCGATTTCTTCGACCGTGGTGGCCACGGCGGCGCTGCCATTGGCCACCACCACCCGCCGGTGCAGGGGCAGACTGGGCGGCAGGGGCTCGGTGTCCAGCCAGGTGCCGCTCAGCGGCGTGGTGTTGCGCTGCCAGTCCTGCACCCGGGCCTGCAGCTTGAAATGGGCGAACACCGTGCTGCGGCTGAGGAACCAGGGGCCGCCGCCGCGGTCTTCCCAGGGCTTTTCGGCGGTCAGTGTGGCCTGGGGGCGGTCCGGGTCGGCGGCCACGCTGGCCAGGCGGGCCCAGGCCAGCTGGCCGGCGCGCATCACCACGGCCAGGTCGCCGGCGGCGGCCTGCTTGCTGGCGCTGGTCAGCAGCGCGGGAGGCAGGTGGCCTTGCACGCTGGCGTTCAGGAAGCTGTCCACCGCCCAGGCGCCGGCGCCGGGCGGCGGGGCCAGCAGGGTCTGCGGGTTGAAGAGTTCCAGCTGGGCGTCGCCAGGCACGTCGTCGGTGTCGGGGTGCCAGGTCACGCTCAGGGCGGTGTAGCCCGGGCGGTCGTCGGGCTGCAGGCGCTCGCGGCTGGTGTCCACCGGCACGTACTTGGCATGCAGGCAGCGGTAGGTGGGCCAGACCTCGCGTGTCTGGGTGCCGCTCTGCAGCTGGCTGGCATGCGAGAGCCAGAGCCCGGCCAGGCGCGACCAGTCGCCCGCCGCATAGACCAGCAGCACCACCGTGCCGTCCTCCTGCACGGTGCGGCGGCGGGTGGCTTCGGCCATGTCGGTCAGCGGTACGGTGACGGGCCGGTCCACCGTGGCGCCCAGCAGGCGCAGCGCGCCCAGGGCCTGGGTGAAGACCAGGCGGTCGGCGTGCACGGCCTTGATGCGGCGGTAGCGGGGCTTGTCGTCCACCGCCCGCACCAGCACCAGGTCGCCCGCGGCCAGGGTGCCTGAGGGCACGGCCAGCTGCAGGCTGTGGCCGGCCTCGGCCACGCCTTCGCTGGCCGGGCCGCGCGGGGCCAGCCGGTCCTTGGGCAGCAGGTGCACGAGGGTGTGGCCGGCCGTGAAGTGCAGGGCCGCGGTCTTGGGCACGGCCGGGCTGATGCTCACGCGGCTGCGCCCGTCGGGCAGGGTGAACACGCCTTCGATGCGGTGGGCCGACAGGCGCTGGAGCTGGGTGTCCTCCAGCACCAGCGGCTCGCCGGCCTTGAGCTCGTCCACGCCGCGGTCCAGGGTCAGTGTGCTGCCGGCCAGCCAGGCCGGGTTGGCCAGGTGGTCGCGGGCGTAGAGGGTGTTGAAGGCGGCGTCGGCGGCCAGGTCGGCCAGGGTCTCGAAGACCAAGGGGGCGCCGCTGGCGGGCAGGTGCTGCACCTGCAGGCCGGCGGCCACCGTGCCGGCCAGGCCGGGCTTGAGCAGCAGGGCCAGCGGGGTGGCGGCCGAGGCCGGCGGGCGCGGTGCCTCGTCCAGCACGGCCAGCAGGCGGCGCAGGCTGTCCCACTGGCTGGCGGTGCGCAGATAGCCCTCGTTGGCCTGGGCGTCCAGGTGCACGCCCAGCACATGGGCCGAGCGGGCGAACTGCCGCACCAGCTGCCAGAGCAGGTCGTCGGGGTCGGCGGCGTAGAGCGCGGCCAGGCGCTGCAGCCGTTCGTCCTCGGTTTCGGTGGACGGGTCGGCCGGCGGCGCGGGCAGCTGGGCCCACAGCGGCCAGCCCGGGAAGGCCTGGGCCAGGTCGTGGCGCAGCCGTTCCAGCCAGGCGGCGCCGTGGCCGTCCAGGTAGTCGAAGCGCGAGAGGCCGGCGCGGTTCCAGCGCGTCAGGTCCGGGGGCAGGGTGTTCGGGGTCATGGCCTCAGCCCTTGCGTCCGCCGTTCAGGCGCAGTGTGTAGAAGCCGCGCTGCGGCCGGTTGGGCAGGTTGTCGCAGACGGCGATCTCCAGCCCTTCCAGGGCGATGCGGCCGCTGGCCGATTCGTCGGGGTAGCGGTCGCCCAGGCGCTTGAAGCGGTTGATGCAGACGTTCTGCACCCCGTCCAGGGCCATCAGCGCCTGGTAGAGGTCGCTGGCCCAGAGGTCCTCGCCAAAGCGCAGCCGGCCCGGCGCGAAGAAGCCGCCCGGGCCGGTGCCCAGGGCCCGTTCCACCGCGCGCCGCAACTCGGACTGGAAGTAGTCCGGGTCCACCTGGATGGCCAGGCCCAGCACGATGCCGACCTCCACCGCGCGTTCCAGCACCACCTCCTGGCCCACCATGCGCCAGTCCTCCAGATAGGGGTAGAGCACGCTGCGCACGCTGGGCCGCAGCGCCCGCGCGGGTAGGGCCAGGCCCAGCTCGGCGTGGAAGGCCACGGTCTCGGCCCAGACCGCGTCGTTGAGCGCATCGGTGGCCACGCCCTTGTCGATGGGCTCGTCCAGGTCCAGCAGGGCCCAGGGCACCACGGCCACATGCACGGTGGTCCAGCTGCCGTCCCAGCGTTCCCAGGCGTGGGCGCGCAGCACCAGGGGGTGGTCCTCCAGGCGGGCGGCGTAGTCGTCCACCGTGACCATGCGGTGCTGGTCGTGCACCGCGCGCGGGCCGTCCAGCCGGGCCTGGTCCATCTTCTCCGGGTGGTCCAACCACCAGGCGTCGAAGCGCTGGGCGTCGCTGCGGGTGTCGCCCGCGGCCGGCGGGGCGTCGAAGGGCGGCAGGCCCAGGCGCTGCGCCCGGCCCAGCACGTCATCGCCGATCAGGCTCAGCCAGCGGCGCACCGAGGCGGGTTGGCGCGCGGTCTCCAGCCAGCCCTCGGCGGCGGCGCGGTCCATGGCGTCGGAGAGCTGGTCCAGCGCGCAGGCCAGCACCTCCACCAGGGCCACCTCCACATCGGCCGGGGTCCAGCGGCTGCGCTCGGGGTAGCGCGCGGCCAGCTCCTGCAGCATGAACAGGCGAAAGCCGTCGTAGTCGCGCTGGTCCCAGTCGAAGTCGTCGCCCAGCGCGGGCAGCAGGTCCGGCAGGTCCACCTGGCGCTGGCCGCAATCCGGGCAGCAGCCCAGGCCGTACTGCACGACGGGGGTCGGGTCCTGGGCCATGTCAGGCGCTCTGCAAGGTGAAAGTCTGGCTGTCGCGGTGGCCGATGGCCGCCAGCGTGTAGGCCACGCGGATCTGCAGCGTGGCGTCCTCGCCGTCGACCTCGACCTCCAGGCTGCGCGGGTCCACCTCGCCCTGCAGGGCCTCGGCCAGCGAGGCCAGCAGGCGCCGCCGCGTGACCTGCCACATCGGCGAGTCGTTGGGCTCGAAGACCAGGGCCTTCACCCCGGCGCCGAACTCGGGCCGGAACACCCGCTCGCCCGGCAGCGTGAACAGCACCTGCTCGATCTGGTGGCGGATGTGGGCGCTGCGCTCGGCCAGCACGGGGCCGGCCGTGCCCACGCGCAGCGGGAAGGCCAGGTAGGGCGGGTCGACCAGTCGGCGGGCCATGGGGTGTCTCCTGGGGTGTCGCGGTGCCGCCGCTCAGGCGGTCGTCACCTTGGTGGACAGGCTGCTCATCTCGCCCTGCGGGATGGGCGGGCCCGAGGGGCCCATCGCGGTGGGGTGCACATGGGTGGCGAACAGGGTGAGGAAGCTGGTGCCCTTGATCACCGGCTCACCGCCCGAGCCACCGAGGGCGACCTGGCTGCCTTCGAGCGTGATGACGGCGCTGGCGCTGACCTTGACGCCCGAGGCGCTCATCTCGACGGTGTTGCCGTTGGCGTCTTCCAGCTTGGCGCCGCTGCTGTCCAGCGTGAGGGTGTTGCCGTTGGCGTCCTGCAGCACCACCTTGCCGTTCTTCGCGTCCAGCGTCAGCGTGGCGCCGGCCTGGTCGGTCAGGGCCAGGTTGCCGTCCTTGTTCATCTCCAGCTGGGCGCCGCCCAGGTGGGCCAGCAGCACGTCCTCGTCGCCGGACTTGTCCTCCAGCAGCAGGGTGTGGCCCTGGGGGCTGCGCAGCAGCGTGGTGGTGGGCGGGTCCTGCACCTCGGGGGGGATGTCGCCCGCGGCCTGCCAGAAGGTGCCGGTCCAGATCGGGTGGTCCAGGCTGCCGCCCTCGAACTCCACCCAGAGCTGGGCGCCCACCTGGGGCACGGCGAAGAAGCCCTGGTTGGACAGGCCGCCGCAGGGCAGGCAGGGCAGGGCCCAGTCGGTCTCGGCCTCGCCCAGCAGGGCCGGCACGCGCAGCTTCACGCGGGCCATCTTCTGCGGGTCCTGGTTGTCCACCACGAAGCCGCGGTACTTGCCCCAGGCGCGGCGCTGGGCGTCCCGCTGGGCGATCTGTTGCAGCAGGGCGTCTTGCATCACAGCACCTGGGCCAGCACGCCGCCCAGGCCGGGCAGCGCACCGAGGTTGTCGCCCAGGGCGTTGCGCAACAGCGTGAAGCGCTGGCGGTAGCCCTGGGGGTTGAAGGTGTGGGTCACGGTGTCCACGTAGTAGGTGCCGGAGAGCCAGTCGCCCAAGCCATCCACACCCACCGGCAGGCCGGCCTGCAGCACATGGCCGTAGAGCGTGCCGTCGAGCTCGCCCTCGGCATGCACGCGCTGGATGTCGAGTTCGTTGGCCTTCTGCTGCGCCAGGGCCTGCAGGCGGTTGGCGTCGGCGCCGGCCTCGGCCTGCAAACGCCAGACGAAAGGCTCCAGCCCGGCCGCGCGGCTGTCGGCCCGCTGGCGGCCCAGCACCGTCAGGTTCGGGTCCACCGTGGTCGGGCTCACGCCATCGCCGCTCTCGGCCGGGGCGTCGTAGGCCACGGCATCGGCCTGGTGGCCGTTGACCTGGGCGGTCAGCGACAGACAGTTGGTGTCCGCGCCAGCGTAGATCAGCAAGGTGTCCTGCGGGTCGGCGTCCAGCCGCATGGGGCCGAAGTACACCAGGCCCTCGCGGAAGATCAGCTCGTAGCCGTTGAACTCGGCACGCGACTTCAGGAACTTGATGTCGGTGTCGTCCTGGGCGATGCCCACCAGCCGGTCCTGCCCACCTTCGTTCTTGGGGTGGGGCAAGAGGCCGTAGCCGGAGAGGATCTCCATGAGCAGCAGGCGGTCGCTGCTGGGCAGGGTGCTGCTGCCCCAGGTCTTGCGGTGGTGTTCGCGGTCCAGGCGGATGGAGTCGTCCTGGCATTCGACCCGCACCTGGGCGGCGCCGGCGTCCTGCGGGGTGTCGAGCTTGACCTCGCGGATGTAGCCGCGCATCACCTCCTCGGTGCGGTGGCCGAAGGCGGCGTGGATCTCCACCGGGGCCCAGGGCGTCAGCAGCTCGGCGTCCTGCACCGTCCAGCGGCCCAGCTCGTCGCGCCGGGTCTCGAAGGTGAGCGAGGCGGTGGCGGCCTCGGCGCGGCCGCACTGCACCGTGATCTCCAGCAGAAAGGGGTAGAGCGCCGTGATCTCCTGGCCGTTCACCTTGACCAGGCACTCGGCGGGCGCGCGTTCCTTGGCGGAGAGAAAGTCGAGCAGCATGGCAGGCTCCGTTCCCGCCCTCAGTCCCGCGCCCGCGGGATCAGGATGACCTCGCCAGCGCGGGCGCGCATCGACAGCAACGCCGCGTCGTCCAGGTCGGGGTTGGCGTCCAGGATGCGCCACCACAGCCGCGGGTCGTTGTAGTAGTGGCCGGCCAGCAGGTCCAGGCGGTCGCCCTCGCGCACCACATGCTCGATCACGCCGGGGGCCGGGCCGATCTCGCGGGCGCGGGTGCCCTTGCAGCGCAGGCTGCCGTCGGCCGCGGGCTCGAAGCGGCGGGCGTCCTGGTAGCGGGAGTGTTTCAGGAACATCAGAACAGCCCTCCGATGGCGGCCCCGGCGGTGCGGCCGGTGTTCAGGCCCGAGCCGATGAACTGCTGCAGCTTCTCGGCCTCGTAGAAGGGGTTGTTGCCCTCGATCACCTGCAGGCCCAGCTTGAGCGTGGCGCGGTAGGGCACCAGGTTGGGCAGGTGGGCCGATTCGGTGACCTCGATGCTCTTGAGGAAGACCGGCAGGATGTGCCGGCCCCAGACCCACAGCAGCACCGACGCGCATTGCGCGCGCTGGAAGGCGCGTTGCCCGCCCAGGCCCAGGCTGGCCAGCACCTGCAGACCGCCGGGGCCCTGGGTCTTGGGCTCGACCATGCTGCGCAGCGTGTCCAGCTCGGGCTGGATGCCGAACTCGGTGGCGATGGGCTCGCCGTCGTTCAGGCGGTCGGTGGCGTCCAGCAGGATCTCCAGATCGAAGCTCTCGGGCTCCACCGCCACACCCTGGGCCACGCGGGCGGTTTCGGTGGGCAGGGCGAAGTCGTAGCCGCCACGGGTGGCCGGGGTGCTGCCCAGGGTCAGGGTGACGCTGCGGTTGCGGGTCAGGGTCTGCGGGTTGAAGTCGAAGGCCAGCACCAGCGGGGGCAGGGCCAGCGCGTACTCGACCAGGAAGCCGCGGATGGGAGAGAGCAGGGGCATGGGGCGGGCTCCGGGTCAGCGGGCGGAGCCGCCGGCAAGGGGTGAAGCCGCCAGGGCGCTGTGCACCTGGACCGTGACGGCCTGGGCCAGGCGCTGGGCGATGGCGGCGTCGCTGTGGCCGGTCTGCACCGCCAGGGGTGGCAGCTGCAGGGCGGGCAGGGCCGCGTTGTGCGCCAGGCGCAGGCCGCCCAGGTGCTCGGGCCGGGCCAGGGCATCGCCCAGCAGGCGGGCGATGCGCGGCGCCCGGGCCTCGAAGCCGGCGGGCAGCTGCAGTGCCAGGTGGTCGATCTCAAGCCTCATCGCGCAGCTCCGGGGGCAGGTGGCGGGCCAGTGGGCCCAGGTCCTGGGGCGAGAGTTCGCGCCCCTCCTTGGCCAGCTCGCGCCAGACGGCATGCGCCACATGGCCCAGGCCGATGGGCTGGCCCTGGGCGGCGGCCAGGAAGGCCGCGTGCAGGGCCGCGTTGCGGATGCTGCCCCCGCTGAGGGCCACGGCCTCGCCCAGCAGGACCGGGTCCAGGTCGGCGCTGCGCGGGGCCTGCGGCGGCAGCAGGCGGCGCCACAGCTCGGCGCGGGCCGGCGCATCGGGCCGGGGGAACTCCACCACCATCTGGAAGCGGCGGGTG
This sequence is a window from Ideonella dechloratans. Protein-coding genes within it:
- a CDS encoding baseplate J/gp47 family protein; translated protein: MTPNTLPPDLTRWNRAGLSRFDYLDGHGAAWLERLRHDLAQAFPGWPLWAQLPAPPADPSTETEDERLQRLAALYAADPDDLLWQLVRQFARSAHVLGVHLDAQANEGYLRTASQWDSLRRLLAVLDEAPRPPASAATPLALLLKPGLAGTVAAGLQVQHLPASGAPLVFETLADLAADAAFNTLYARDHLANPAWLAGSTLTLDRGVDELKAGEPLVLEDTQLQRLSAHRIEGVFTLPDGRSRVSISPAVPKTAALHFTAGHTLVHLLPKDRLAPRGPASEGVAEAGHSLQLAVPSGTLAAGDLVLVRAVDDKPRYRRIKAVHADRLVFTQALGALRLLGATVDRPVTVPLTDMAEATRRRTVQEDGTVVLLVYAAGDWSRLAGLWLSHASQLQSGTQTREVWPTYRCLHAKYVPVDTSRERLQPDDRPGYTALSVTWHPDTDDVPGDAQLELFNPQTLLAPPPGAGAWAVDSFLNASVQGHLPPALLTSASKQAAAGDLAVVMRAGQLAWARLASVAADPDRPQATLTAEKPWEDRGGGPWFLSRSTVFAHFKLQARVQDWQRNTTPLSGTWLDTEPLPPSLPLHRRVVVANGSAAVATTVEEIAPDGQRLRLADALPAGSTAGNLVLYANVVETGHGVARPERVLGSGDATRNLQQFTLAVAEVSWVADPLMAAGVRADLQLSVAGETWQPIANLKDAGPAEARYQVRLDQDGFLSLQFGDGRHGRRLPSGANNVRVRYRQGVGLAGNLPPDALAQLVKPHPLIDGLVQALPSSGGADREAPEDLRQRGPSTLLALDRAVSLDDFAQLARGHASVWQAASFRLPPGRGRSERIELVVMAAGGEPPTPALAAELQAFLAARALPGVALNVSGVQTQRFGLNVTVRVRSDAFDPEAVKAAVRAALGEAFSPRRRALGQPLYRGEVYQVVESVTGVENADALITVNAATRAALDRVVEVGGVPMVATPTPRQCLLLDTAALTLQHQEYSL
- a CDS encoding phage baseplate assembly protein V, producing the protein MQDALLQQIAQRDAQRRAWGKYRGFVVDNQDPQKMARVKLRVPALLGEAETDWALPCLPCGGLSNQGFFAVPQVGAQLWVEFEGGSLDHPIWTGTFWQAAGDIPPEVQDPPTTTLLRSPQGHTLLLEDKSGDEDVLLAHLGGAQLEMNKDGNLALTDQAGATLTLDAKNGKVVLQDANGNTLTLDSSGAKLEDANGNTVEMSASGVKVSASAVITLEGSQVALGGSGGEPVIKGTSFLTLFATHVHPTAMGPSGPPIPQGEMSSLSTKVTTA
- a CDS encoding phage late control D family protein; translated protein: MLLDFLSAKERAPAECLVKVNGQEITALYPFLLEITVQCGRAEAATASLTFETRRDELGRWTVQDAELLTPWAPVEIHAAFGHRTEEVMRGYIREVKLDTPQDAGAAQVRVECQDDSIRLDREHHRKTWGSSTLPSSDRLLLMEILSGYGLLPHPKNEGGQDRLVGIAQDDTDIKFLKSRAEFNGYELIFREGLVYFGPMRLDADPQDTLLIYAGADTNCLSLTAQVNGHQADAVAYDAPAESGDGVSPTTVDPNLTVLGRQRADSRAAGLEPFVWRLQAEAGADANRLQALAQQKANELDIQRVHAEGELDGTLYGHVLQAGLPVGVDGLGDWLSGTYYVDTVTHTFNPQGYRQRFTLLRNALGDNLGALPGLGGVLAQVL
- a CDS encoding GPW/gp25 family protein, encoding MARRLVDPPYLAFPLRVGTAGPVLAERSAHIRHQIEQVLFTLPGERVFRPEFGAGVKALVFEPNDSPMWQVTRRRLLASLAEALQGEVDPRSLEVEVDGEDATLQIRVAYTLAAIGHRDSQTFTLQSA
- a CDS encoding LysM peptidoglycan-binding domain-containing protein: MFLKHSRYQDARRFEPAADGSLRCKGTRAREIGPAPGVIEHVVREGDRLDLLAGHYYNDPRLWWRILDANPDLDDAALLSMRARAGEVILIPRARD